The Sesamum indicum cultivar Zhongzhi No. 13 linkage group LG1, S_indicum_v1.0, whole genome shotgun sequence genome includes a window with the following:
- the LOC105167382 gene encoding glutamic acid-rich protein, giving the protein MEVLSAEIVLITSALEAYIVRIFSIAAKSLVYLLFMAGSLSNDTEVFPSNVALLKREGSTLENKDASEDEDEEEDEGQEGQDEEDAGEEEEEEDEGNDDDEGEPEDEPEANGDGGSGEEEDEDEDDDDDENDEEEEEEEEEEEDEEEEIPQPPAKKRK; this is encoded by the exons ATGGAGGTTTTGAGTGCTGAAATTGTGCTTATTACGTCTGCCCTTGAAGCTTATATTGTTCGAATTTTCAGTATTGCTGCAAAGTCTCTTGTTTACCTTCTCTTCATG GCAGGATCTTTGTCAAATGATACTGAGGTTTTTCCTAGTAATGTTGCTCTGTTAAAGAG GGAGGGATCTACACTGGAGAACAAAGATGCCAGTGAGGATgaggatgaagaagaagatgaaggtCAAGAGGGGCAGGATGAAGAAGATGCTggagaggaagaggaagaggaggatgaaggtaatgatgatgatgaaggcGAACCTGAAGATGAGCCTGAGGCAAATGGTGATGGTGGTAGTGGGGAAGAGGAAGATGAGGACGaggacgatgatgatgatgagaatgatgaggaggaagaggaggaagaagaggaagaagaagatgaggaggaggagattCCCCAACCACCTGCTAAAAAGAGGAAATGA